A single window of Leclercia adecarboxylata DNA harbors:
- a CDS encoding response regulator, whose product MKPAILVVDDDTAVCELLQDVLNEHVFTVHLCHTGQDALRLAQQAPDIALVLLDMMLPDINGLQVLQQLQKQRPELPVIMLTGLGSESDVVVGLEMGADDYIGKPFNPRVVVARVKAVLRRTGALAAEPIVTRAAGIGFNGWTLDTTRCELIDPQRGVVALTQGEYGLLLALTQNARRVLSREQLLELTHSESAEVFDRTIDVLIMRLRRKIEINPHQPLLIKTIRGLGYVFAADVLHGDRAA is encoded by the coding sequence ATGAAACCAGCAATTCTGGTGGTCGATGACGACACCGCGGTGTGCGAACTGTTGCAGGATGTGCTTAACGAGCACGTCTTCACCGTCCACCTGTGCCATACCGGTCAGGATGCTCTGCGTCTGGCGCAGCAGGCACCGGATATCGCGCTGGTATTGCTGGATATGATGCTGCCGGATATTAACGGCCTGCAGGTGTTACAGCAGCTGCAAAAGCAGCGCCCGGAATTGCCGGTCATCATGCTCACCGGGCTCGGCAGCGAGTCGGACGTGGTGGTGGGCCTTGAGATGGGGGCGGACGACTACATCGGCAAACCCTTCAATCCCCGGGTGGTGGTGGCGCGCGTCAAAGCCGTGCTGCGCCGCACCGGCGCGCTGGCGGCAGAACCGATCGTTACGCGGGCGGCCGGGATCGGCTTTAACGGCTGGACGCTGGATACCACCCGCTGTGAACTGATTGACCCTCAGCGCGGCGTGGTCGCCCTGACCCAGGGCGAGTACGGTTTGCTGCTGGCGTTGACGCAGAACGCCCGGCGGGTGCTGAGCCGCGAACAGCTGCTGGAGCTGACCCACAGCGAAAGCGCGGAGGTTTTTGATCGCACCATCGACGTGTTGATCATGCGCCTGCGCCGCAAAATCGAAATCAATCCCCATCAGCCGCTGCTGATTAAAACCATCCGCGGGCTGGGCTATGTCTTTGCCGCCGACGTGCTGCATGGCGACAGGGCGGCCTAG
- the fdhF gene encoding formate dehydrogenase subunit alpha, which translates to MKNVITVCPYCASGCKINLVVDNGKIVRAEAAGGKTNQGKLCLKGYYGWDFINDTQILTPRLKTPMIRRVRGGRLEPVSWDEALDYVARRLSDIRAQHGPDAIQTTGSSRGTGNETNYIMQKFARAVIGTNNVDCCARVUHGPSVAGLHQSVGNGAMSNAINEIDGTDLVFIFGYNPADSHPIVANHILRAKQNGAKIIVCDPRRIETARIADMHIALRNGSNIALLNAIGHVIIAEQLYDRTFVATRTEGFDEYRKIVENYTPESVETITGVSAREIRQAARLYAGAKTATLLWGMGVTQFWQGVETVRALTSLAMLTGNLGKAHVGVNPARGQNNVQGACDMGALPDTYPGYQFVQFPENREKFARAWGVKSLPAHPGYRISELPHRVAHKEVRAAYIMGEDPLQTDAELSAVRQAFDDLELVIVQDIFMTKTAAVADVVLPSTSWGEHEGVYTAADRGFQRFFKAVEPKWDLKTDWQIISEIATRMGYPMHYDNTQQIWDELRQLCPGFKGATYEKMGELGYIQWPCRDESPADQGTSFLFEEKFDTPNGLAQFLTCDWMAPMDKLDDDYPMVLSTVREVGHYSCRSMTGNCAALSALADEPGYVQINTEDAARLGIEDEALVWVNSRKGRVITRAQVSDRPNVGAVYMTYQWWIGACNELVTENLSPITKTPEYKYCAVRVEPIADQSAAENYVVEEYNKLKKSLRETAMG; encoded by the coding sequence ATGAAAAACGTCATCACGGTGTGCCCCTATTGCGCATCAGGCTGCAAGATAAACCTGGTGGTCGATAACGGCAAAATCGTCCGGGCGGAGGCAGCCGGGGGGAAAACCAACCAAGGCAAACTGTGCCTGAAGGGCTATTACGGCTGGGACTTTATTAACGACACCCAGATTCTAACCCCGCGGCTGAAAACCCCGATGATCCGCCGCGTTCGCGGCGGCAGGCTGGAGCCCGTCTCCTGGGATGAGGCGCTGGACTATGTTGCCCGCCGCCTCAGCGACATCAGGGCGCAGCACGGTCCGGATGCGATCCAGACCACCGGCTCCTCGCGCGGCACCGGGAATGAAACCAACTACATCATGCAAAAATTTGCCCGCGCGGTGATTGGTACCAACAACGTCGACTGCTGCGCACGCGTCTGACACGGCCCCTCGGTTGCAGGTCTGCACCAGTCGGTCGGTAATGGCGCCATGAGCAATGCCATCAACGAGATTGATGGCACCGATCTGGTGTTTATTTTTGGCTATAACCCGGCGGATTCGCATCCGATCGTCGCAAATCATATTCTGCGCGCAAAGCAGAACGGGGCAAAAATTATCGTCTGCGATCCGCGGCGCATCGAAACCGCGCGCATTGCCGATATGCATATCGCGTTGCGAAACGGCTCAAACATCGCCCTGCTCAATGCCATCGGCCACGTGATTATTGCCGAGCAGCTCTACGATCGGACCTTCGTTGCCACCCGCACGGAGGGCTTTGATGAGTACCGTAAGATCGTTGAAAACTATACGCCTGAGTCGGTCGAAACCATTACCGGCGTAAGCGCGCGGGAGATCCGCCAGGCTGCGCGTCTGTATGCCGGAGCGAAAACGGCCACCCTGCTGTGGGGAATGGGCGTCACCCAGTTCTGGCAGGGGGTGGAGACCGTGCGTGCGCTCACCAGCCTCGCCATGCTGACCGGCAACCTCGGCAAAGCCCACGTCGGGGTCAACCCGGCGCGCGGGCAGAATAACGTGCAGGGTGCCTGCGACATGGGGGCGCTACCGGACACCTACCCGGGATACCAGTTTGTTCAGTTCCCGGAAAACCGAGAGAAATTCGCCAGAGCCTGGGGCGTCAAGAGCCTGCCGGCGCATCCCGGCTACCGTATCAGCGAGCTGCCGCACCGCGTGGCCCACAAAGAGGTGCGCGCGGCGTACATCATGGGCGAAGATCCGCTCCAGACCGATGCTGAACTGTCGGCGGTGCGTCAGGCGTTTGACGATCTCGAGCTGGTGATTGTCCAGGATATCTTTATGACTAAAACCGCGGCGGTGGCGGATGTTGTCCTGCCGTCTACCTCGTGGGGCGAGCATGAAGGGGTTTACACCGCAGCCGATCGCGGCTTCCAGCGCTTCTTTAAGGCGGTCGAGCCGAAGTGGGATTTGAAAACCGACTGGCAGATCATCAGCGAGATCGCGACCCGGATGGGTTATCCGATGCACTACGACAACACGCAGCAAATCTGGGATGAGCTGCGCCAGCTGTGTCCGGGATTCAAAGGGGCAACCTACGAGAAGATGGGCGAACTGGGCTACATCCAGTGGCCGTGCCGGGACGAGTCGCCGGCGGACCAGGGCACCTCGTTCCTGTTCGAGGAGAAATTCGATACCCCGAACGGGCTGGCGCAGTTCTTAACCTGCGACTGGATGGCGCCGATGGATAAACTGGATGACGATTACCCGATGGTGCTCTCCACCGTGCGCGAAGTGGGCCACTACTCCTGCCGCTCGATGACCGGCAACTGTGCGGCCCTGTCGGCACTGGCCGATGAGCCCGGCTATGTGCAGATCAACACCGAGGATGCCGCAAGGCTGGGCATTGAGGATGAGGCGCTGGTGTGGGTTAACTCCCGCAAAGGTCGGGTTATCACCCGGGCTCAGGTCAGCGATCGGCCTAACGTCGGGGCGGTATACATGACTTACCAATGGTGGATCGGGGCCTGCAACGAGCTGGTGACGGAAAACCTCAGCCCGATAACCAAAACGCCGGAATATAAATATTGTGCCGTGCGCGTCGAGCCGATAGCGGATCAATCCGCCGCCGAAAACTATGTGGTTGAAGAATATAATAAGCTGAAAAAATCGTTACGGGAAACCGCGATGGGTTGA
- a CDS encoding ketose 1,6-bisphosphate aldolase, with translation MPLISLADGLAHAREHRYALGAFNVLDSHFLRALFAAARQENSPFIINIAEVHFKYVSLDSLVEAVKFEAARHDIPVVLNLDHGLHFEAVVRALRLGFSSVMFDGSTLSYEENIRQTREVVKMCHAVGVSVEAELGAVGGDEGGALYGHADKAFFTDPGLAREFVDQTGIDALAVAIGNAHGKYKGEPKLDFARLDAIRQQTGLPLVLHGGSGIGDADFRRAIELGIHKINFYTGMSQAALAEVEQRMANRQPLYDEFAELLLGIEEAITDTVAAQMRTFGSAGFA, from the coding sequence ATGCCGCTTATCTCTCTCGCCGACGGGCTGGCCCATGCCCGCGAACATCGTTATGCGCTGGGGGCGTTTAACGTCCTCGACTCCCACTTCCTGCGGGCGCTGTTTGCCGCCGCCCGTCAGGAGAACTCGCCCTTTATCATCAACATTGCCGAAGTGCATTTTAAGTACGTCTCCCTCGACTCACTGGTGGAGGCGGTCAAATTCGAAGCCGCCCGGCATGATATTCCGGTGGTGCTGAATCTCGATCATGGCCTGCATTTCGAGGCGGTGGTGCGGGCGCTGCGCTTAGGGTTCAGCTCGGTGATGTTCGACGGTTCCACCCTGAGCTACGAGGAGAACATCCGCCAGACGCGGGAAGTGGTGAAGATGTGCCACGCGGTGGGCGTGTCGGTGGAGGCGGAACTCGGCGCGGTGGGGGGCGATGAGGGCGGTGCCCTGTACGGCCATGCCGACAAAGCCTTTTTCACCGATCCTGGGCTTGCGCGGGAATTTGTCGACCAGACCGGCATCGACGCCCTGGCGGTGGCAATCGGTAATGCCCACGGCAAATATAAGGGCGAGCCGAAGCTCGATTTCGCCCGTCTTGACGCCATCCGCCAGCAAACCGGCCTGCCGCTGGTGCTGCACGGCGGGTCCGGGATCGGCGACGCCGATTTCCGCCGCGCCATTGAGCTTGGGATCCACAAGATTAACTTCTACACCGGCATGTCCCAGGCGGCGCTGGCGGAGGTGGAGCAGCGAATGGCCAACCGCCAGCCGCTGTACGATGAGTTTGCTGAACTGCTGCTGGGCATCGAAGAGGCCATTACCGATACCGTCGCCGCACAGATGCGCACCTTCGGCAGCGCGGGGTTTGCGTGA
- a CDS encoding carbohydrate kinase family protein has translation MERRGIIAAGNMLVDHVHQIVQWPERGWLAEIVHSERATGGAPLNVLLTVAKMHAGIPLQAVGLVGDDHDGDYILAMLDQYHVNRQRVQRTTFAPTSMSQVMTDPSGQRTFFHSPGANRLLDLPAFDRLDSSLKIFHLGYLLLLDSLDMPDEEYGTRSARLLAQMRELGFQTSLDLVSRKGDPRYQPLVLPALRHLDYLVINELEAGEFSGLAMRDDQDAPTIANIAAAAAELLAAGVKSRVVIHCPEGAWGQEPDREGCWIPSWRLTREEIVGSVGAGDAFCAGFLYGCHESLSLAESIRMAHACARASLLAANAIDGAKTLQELQLFIQENRLA, from the coding sequence ATGGAACGCCGGGGCATTATCGCGGCGGGCAATATGCTGGTGGATCACGTCCACCAGATTGTGCAGTGGCCGGAGCGCGGCTGGCTGGCGGAGATCGTCCACAGCGAACGCGCCACCGGCGGGGCGCCGCTCAACGTGCTGTTAACGGTGGCGAAAATGCACGCCGGGATCCCGCTGCAGGCGGTGGGACTGGTGGGGGATGACCACGACGGGGATTACATTCTCGCCATGCTCGACCAGTATCACGTCAACCGCCAGCGGGTGCAGCGCACCACCTTCGCCCCCACCTCCATGTCGCAGGTGATGACCGACCCCAGCGGCCAGCGCACCTTTTTCCACTCCCCGGGGGCCAACCGGCTACTGGATCTGCCCGCCTTCGACCGGCTCGACTCCAGCCTGAAGATCTTCCATCTGGGCTATCTGCTGCTGCTGGACAGCCTGGATATGCCGGACGAGGAGTACGGCACCCGCAGCGCGCGCTTGCTGGCGCAGATGCGCGAGCTTGGGTTTCAAACCTCTCTCGACCTGGTGTCGCGCAAGGGCGATCCGCGCTATCAGCCGTTGGTGCTCCCTGCCCTGCGCCATCTCGACTATCTGGTGATCAACGAGCTGGAGGCGGGCGAGTTCAGCGGCCTGGCAATGCGCGATGACCAGGATGCGCCGACGATCGCCAATATTGCCGCGGCGGCGGCAGAGCTGCTGGCAGCGGGCGTGAAGTCGCGGGTGGTGATCCACTGCCCGGAAGGGGCCTGGGGACAGGAGCCGGATCGGGAGGGGTGCTGGATCCCCTCGTGGCGGCTGACCCGTGAGGAGATCGTCGGCAGCGTCGGGGCGGGAGATGCTTTCTGCGCCGGATTTTTGTATGGCTGCCACGAATCGCTGTCGCTGGCGGAGAGCATCCGGATGGCGCACGCCTGCGCGCGGGCCAGCCTGCTGGCGGCCAACGCTATCGACGGGGCGAAAACCCTGCAGGAGTTACAGCTGTTTATTCAGGAGAACCGGTTGGCCTAG